Genomic window (Euleptes europaea isolate rEulEur1 chromosome 8, rEulEur1.hap1, whole genome shotgun sequence):
cagattagagtccgccgctcttaaccactacaccatgctagctctcataaATTTTGTGGTCAGATTTTCACAGCTTATTAAGTGACAACAAGAGGTGGGTCTAACTACTTAAACCAACTGCCCACCTCTACCCTAGTATCACTCGCAAGCGCTGGCAAAGTGCAAAGACGGTAATCATTTCGAGAGCTCAAAACATCTTGCTGaatcacccctccccccccccattatggaaAACAGGAAAACATTATGGAAAACAGCAAAGCAGCCAAGTGGGAAATTGAAGAAGCAGCCAAGTGGGAAATTTAAAGAGGCGACTCTTGGGTTGATACTTACAGGGTGTCGAGGAGTCCACTGCTGATGAATCGTTTAGGCAGACGTTGCCAGGCTGTGAGGGGGCCTTACGGGGCGCCTGACGGTCTTGCTGGGTCTGGGGGGTTCTCAAGTCACGCAGCCTCTCTGCAGAAAGCAGACCGGGTTATTGTTAAGCTACAAGGCAGAGTCAGGCACACTTTGTTCCAACACGTACCTTTTAATGCAAGGACACCCAATATTTTATATACTGTGAACCAGCAAAGAAAATCATGCAGTTTTGAAAAGATGGGGAAATTGTAGTGTCTATAAATGGATGGATCCCATGCAAGATGTTGGCAGGGACGGATCtctcccaccttccctccctgttcTGTCCAGCCAGCCCTCAAAAACGTCAGGTCAGAGATTGCGGGGACTGATATGGAAAAAAGCTACGTGATACGGGTGGATACAGCAAAGAGGAGGGACGATGGGAACAATCAACTATCCTGATAATGGGTAGGGTCCAATCCAAAGTCTGCTTTTCTTTCAAAGTACCCAACCCAACCAGGATTCAAAACATCATTATAAAATAATGACAACATATGGTATGCTATAATGCAAAAGGTGCTCTTTGTCGAGAGGGAAGACAGTGACAGGGATTAACAGGCAGTTTCCATCTCCCTGCAGATTATAGGACCCAAGCTCCGCTTGTAAGGCTTTGCAAGTTACAAATAACCATCTTGAAAACTGAAAGGAGCCTGAATGCTGGTCTCTTGTACAGCCTCAGGTCATTCCTACACCGGCGGAGGCTTTTGAACAGTCTTAAAGAGGAGCCATGTGCGAGATGTGTCACAGCAGCCCAGCCTTGAGGCTCACGCAGCCGTGCAGTTAGAAAGGGGCAGTTCAGCTCTTTGCAATGAACCAGTTATGCTTTACAAGCAGGGTTATGTGGCGCCTACAGACCAagcaaagccctgacctggatgggccaggctagcctgatctcgtcagatctcagaagctaagcagggtcgaccctggttagtatttggatgggagacccaccaaggaatagcagagtcgttatgcagaggaaagcaatggcaagccacctctgaacctctcttgccttgcaaaccctactggattgtcctaggttggctgcaacctgacggcTGATGTCGTAGCAACTTATTACTACCCTGTGTTCTCTTGGCCCTCTGCTCATTTCTGAGACTCTCATGGCGTTGACCTTGGAATGGACTGGCCTGGCATTTGGACTTCACTTTTGATATTGACCCTCAGACTGCTATCTGACTACGTTAcctgcttctggccctcaggtctgctggcattcaggacacccgcattctgcccttcctctgaggagttcAGAGCAGCAGGCGCCGTTTTATTATCTCGACCAACCAGCGAAGAGGGTTGCACGGGTAGCGGGGGGCCCTCACGATGAACTGAAAACTCAGCAgtgattcgaacccgggtcttcccGGTCCAAGGCCAAGCCTGCATCTGCAACGCCACGAGCCAACTTTCCATTAGCCGCCCCGCTTGGTGGAGACTCACCGAAATACCCATCGTCGTCCTGGAGCTTCTCAGCCAGCTCCACAGCGTCGTTCATTTCGTGCTCGAGAAACCGCTTCCGGTTGGCATCCAATGCCGCAGTGATGGCCTGCTCCGCTGCCACCTGCTCTCTTTTTTCCAGAACCTCCTTCCACTGGGCAGAAGATGGACAGACAGCAGACAGGCTCTGTTAGCAGCCGCATCGGAGAGGGAGGGGACTCTACAGTTGGGGCAGTCTGAAAGTTATTTTTCAGGAATGCAGCATGATCATTGAAAGGGAGCTAGAAAGTCTGTGGACATTCTGGAGCGTTAAGGACATTTCTGGAATCCTAAGAATATTAACAGTTTTGGGGGTATAATATATTTATCACCCTGCTTGGGTGGCATCCACACCTTAACTGGGTCTTGCCTGGGTCAAGCAGTTCAGTGACAATTACAATCAGCTTTGTTGTGTTATGCCTAGAACAGGACAGCTGAGACATGGTGGTCAACCACAACCCCATTTAACTGCTCCCCATTTCGTTTACCCTTCCCAGATCAACTACACTTAGTGACCTTCCCAAGAAGATCAAGATTGGGAAAGTCCTTAGTTAAACAGGGTTAGGGCTAGCGGAAAAAAGGTGGTGGTTGAAAGGAAGAACATTCACGAACCaggggtccatcagtggctactagctacaGTGAAATATCAGGGGAACGGCTTGGCCTCTGTGCCTGTTTGccggccctccagggcaactggctggctatgtcacagaatcatagagttggaagggaccaccagggtcatctagtccaaccccctgcacaatgcaggaaattcacaactacctcccctccacacccccagtgacccctactccatgccaagaagatggccaaccACCCCTTGCCCCCACAAAAGaacaaaaaccttccaggatccctggccaatctggcctggaggaaaattgcttcctgaccccgaagtggcaATTGACACGACCTTGGGAATGCAAACTGGATGTGTGAAAAACTGGgcatgtgtgaaacaggatgctggattagatgatcATGTTCTTACGGCTACTTCTCTGTCACTGATGCATCGAGTGTTTAGCACAGGGGCATCAAACATAATGccagagggctggatccggccccttgagagctcttatctggcccacaagccagctgaggcagccgcccCCCACCCTCGAtctggcccagcccgaccaagtgacatttatgtcatatccaaccctcgtAATGAtggagttcaacacccctggtttagcAGATCCATTGCTGGGATTATCAATTGTGCTAAAGTCAGCTGTCATCTTGTATGATAGGTCAGTTTGTATGTGAATGTCCTGTGCTCAGTTCTAAGCAGACCTTTCCTCCCTTAGGAAGCAGAGAACACTTGAACAGCACAGCAACACCACAGATTTTGGGTGAAACCCTGAgagtttttcttcttcaaaggaaGTAGGGGTGGCAGAAAGAACGGGGTGGGGGCTCTTGAGAATTTCTCAGCACTCTCATCAAGCTTCCCAGGAGTTCCTTGGGGGAAGCCACGACAGGTAAACTGGTACAAAACTGATGTACATCAGTCGCCTAAGATTAGCTCTAAGCTTGAGCAGTCCTTGATCCTCTGGCCTTTGGCAACCCTTCAAGCTCTTACTTTTTTAGCCTCTTCTTCTCTCAGCGTATCGAGCAGCTCCGACTCCATCGCTCTGTTGCCATGAAGGTGCTTTGCCAGCTCTTGATAGACCGCTTCACGGTCCTGATCCTCGAGTCGCTGCTTGCGAAGGACTTGAGCTCGCCATTCGGCATCGATGAGCTCTTGGTCGGTCTTGGCCAGATGTTCTTCGGCCAGCTGAAGGAGACATGACCCAAGTGAGTGAAGCAAACACTTATTGCCAGGGAGACAGAGAGGCTTTGTAAATAACCACTTAcctcagggatccccaaccttttgagcctgtgggtacctttggaactGTGACACAATGCAGTGGGCCCAGCCACACCCTAACCTTCAAGCACATGGCgaagagccttgtgctgtggtggcagctactgccaaataatttttcaaaaaaatctgcacatccaatcaaatctccaacagcccatcagaagccttgtggccgcacctactttctaaaaacacttggcaggcaccagggaaGGTGTTAGTTGGTGGCATGGTGCTCACATTGAGGACCCCTGACTTACCTAGTAGTACGTGGCAGGCAGGAACTGCCTCCCACCAACCAGGCAAAGCAGATTTACAAAAACTGGTTCTCACTTCTGCTTCTCTTTAGGCAACAAATAACCTAACGAGGGTTTGTTCAGGCATATGGGCTAGCAACCTGCATGGGCTTATTTATAGGGCTATGATACATAGGTAGGAACCTCATTCTATTTATGGTAGTCAATTAATCAGAGGGACTTAAAGAAGTGATGAAGATTTCCCTGTAAATAGCCTTTTATCTTGCTATTTACAGGGAAATCTTCACCacttccagttcaccagattagcctctgctgctcatgtggaggagcggagaatcaaacccggttctccagatcagagtccaccactccaaaccactgctcttaaccacgacaccatagTGCATAACTGCCTACATCTAGGGTTCATATGTGAGACTTAGGATGGCCAAAAggaagaagacaagttggtttttataccccacttttctctcctgcAAAGAGTATCAGaacgacttacaatcgcctttcccttcccctccccacaacaggcagcttgagaggtaggtgaggccgagagagttctgagagaactgtgactagcccaaggtcacccagcaggcttcatgtggtggagcggggaaataaatccagttcaccaggttagagtcctccactcttaaccactgcaccacgctggcctgAAGCCTGTGATTTCATACAGTAGAGCAAACCTAGATTCCAACCTGAAGATGTAACTAGTGAACCTTCACAACTTCCCCATCCCAGGGGAAAAAGGAATACTGTCCTGCAACCACCTACGAAGTTTTTCTTCCAAAGGGGAACCccctcaacaacaacaactggttgaaattaaaaagCGTTTCTGTctgggcattaggaagaattttccaacagttatagcggttcctcaggagaacaggcttcctagggaggtggcaagctctccttccctggaggtttttaaacagaggctagatggtcgtctgtcagcaatgctgattctatgaccttaggccaggggtgaggaacgtcaggcccaggggccgtgtaaggcccgcgaaataattcggtctggcccttcatgggtcctggcagatctctcgctcagaaggatctaagactggcaatctgtcccctcccgcagacaggaatagcctttattcaaggtggatgtgagtttgttttgctgagaaaaggaaccttcctccccccttgcagaagagtcattagctatggaactgctaggactgcccaagaaactatgttaaccctttcccacccgggccatggagaaacgaattccctctgtactacaagagggctgggggcggaagtggcaacaatggaggggttaaagggggcagagccagaatgcaaggggagcgagttcttagccagtgtgttttcatttcatccctgcaggcagtagtagtaggagctggctgtagactccagccccgaccatgcagagcaggagcaactccggcgtgcagctggacagctatgcccagctggtgaaacagaccatcctgtgccaccaggtgggcgagtgcaccactggttggatgcctgcctgcttgcccatggggggagggtcatctggggtagctgcctgcttggggcttggttggctaatttttaagttgataattttgtatggcccacgaatgatgttataaatatccaaatggcccttggcggaaaaaaggttccccacccctgccttagggagggcatcttggccatcttctgggcatggagtaggggtcactgggggtgtgggggggaggtagttatgaatttcctgcattgtgcagcgggttggactagatgaccctggtagtcccttccaactctatgattctaacaagaGCTTTACAGGACTCCAGTGGAAGATAAAGcttaaaagagccacatttaatcCGTTGCAAGATATGTCCATCCCTCGAGCCCAAATTCTTGCCCTTACGATGTGAGCTTTACGCTCGCCGTCCTGCTTCGTTTCAATCAGCCTCTGAAAGAGCTGGTCCTCGAGATATGCCTTCCTCTGACTGGTGTTCAGCTCCCCTTTCACTTCCTGAGTTGCCGTTTCCTTCTCTTTGACAAGTTTCTGTCAAGAGGTAAAAGACAGTTAAGGGCACTGCTCCTCAGAAAGACACATACGCAGCACTGACGCGTTAGCATTTATATCGTGCTTTGGACACCAAAAGCAATTCACAGATGTCACCGTGCTGCCATGCTTACAGCAGGCGGGTTGGCATTATTACCCTTGTGTTGCAGACAAGGGGCTGACAGTGTGTGGCTGGCCTAGTTTCACCTAGTGGGTTTGGGGATAGAACTGAGActcaaacctgggggggggggggaatcccaaatcatagcttggcatgcagaaggttccaggttcaatccctggcacctctaattaaaaggatcagtcagtcggtgatgtggaacaccgggACAGCCAGTGCCAATCAGAGggggcagtactgaccttgacataATACCCTCCAATAGAAGGTACCTTCATGTGTTACCAGGCAACGTAGGCGCGCCTgtcagccatctgtcagcaatgctgactctatgacctttggcagatcatgagagggagggcatcttggccatcttctagccatggagtaggggtcactggaggtgttggggggggggagaggcagttgtgaaatccctgcattgtgctaGGGGTTGggccagatgaccctggtggtcccttccaactctatgattctacctgttCAAAAAGCCGCCGTTGAGCTTGAAGCTCCATCTGCTGCACTTCCACATCCCGAATGGTGGCGGCAGTTTCTCGATCTCTCATGGATGCCTGGAACAGACGTATGCAGGAATGCCAAAAGAGTGAAATTGTTGATCCTTTTTTGTTTCGCCTATGTCTTCTTTTCTACTGAATATTCTGaatgtaacttaaaaaaaatcacagaactggggaggggagagagatacCCAAATGTGACCCAATCCAGCAGGAAATTCCCAGCCTCCCCACAAAATTGAGATCGGCGGAGGTAAACTTTTTGAGCTTGGGTGGCTGAAGTCAAGCTGTTCATGTGCTGGAGTCTCCCTCAGATGCTTGACTCAGGAGAATCCAGCTGTCCTAGACTCAAGAAGTCACTCCCCATCCTTTGGAAAATGAGAAGCTGATGGAGAAGATCCCCAGGAGATTCTTTCTTTGACTGATCTCTGGCACTCCAGCAAAAAAAGGACCTCCTGCTAGAAGTGCTGGGAAAGAGcttcctttgcctgagaccccgggGAACTGCTGCCCAACAAGAGCAGAGAATGCTgaactggatggaccaatggcccGATCTAAGGCAGCTTTGGGCATTTATTGTTCCTGAAGAGACAGACCCCTGCTGTTTTTGGGCATCACTTTTGGCTCACTTGatgctgcaaaaaagaaaaagggagatgGAACACTGGCATGCGTAAAGGCAGAGGGGCAAAGGTTAAGAGATAAGGAAAGGCCTGGGACTTGAGCTGAACAAGGTACCCCTCTCTCATTCTTGGGAAGTTCACCCTTTCTAAGCTTCTAAAAGCCCTTAGAAGAATCGAAGCCCATTCATTTTGCAGACTCCAATAAGGTGGAACACAGCAGGGAAGCAGGTAGAACACAGCACAGCGTCAAGAGTCGATACGCTTTTGCTGGCTCGCCTCTTGCTTGGTTACCTTTCTTGCAATTTCGTCATCGAGTCTGTTCAGCTCCATTTCCCGCTGATCTTGCTGGTATTTCAGAAAACGCCTTCTTGCAGCTTCCAGTAACTGCAGCTCCTTTACTTTCAGCTCTCTCTTGACAGCAGCCAGCCTTCAGAAGCCACCCCCGGAAAAAAAGCCCCAATAATAATTAAAAGGACGTAGACATTTCCTGGCGCAGCAACGGAGAGTTCTTGCGGTCTAGTGTGGCGGTTCTCAGAGCTGGGCCCCATGAACGACCCCACCTAAGGCAAGAAGAGATTTCCCTGCAAGGGGCTTGCCTCCCATCAGGAGATTATGACAACAACCACTGAGGCCACACTGAACTGGCCCTACACGCAAATGACATGACAAAACCCCTACTGACCCAGACTGTGGGCACTGCATCTAAAACACGGCAGGGAAAAGGCTCTTTTAGTGCTATCTTTCTACAAACAGAGAGGTTTTCTTCCATTTTCCAATGGGTGAGCATTCAACCCCCCTTCACCATTTTTATTCatatccctgcctttctccccaatggaatccaaagcagcttatatttttctttctctcctccgttttagccacacaacaaccctgttgtgagccagtgtggtgtagaagttaagagtggtggactcggttctggtgaaccgggtttgattccccactcctgtacatgaagccagctcggtggtctccttgggccagtcacagctctcttagagctctctcagccctatctacctcacagggtgtctgttgtggggaagggaaggtgattacaagtcggtttgattcttccttaagtggtagagaaaatccggGTATAAAATCCCACTCTTCTCAGCAGCTTCTACCAACAAGACAGAGGACAGCCAGAACAGAAAGTACCTCTGCCTTTGCTCTGCcagcttctcctcttccttcagcAGAATCTTCCGCCTCTGCTCCTCCGCCTCGCGCAGCAGCTCTTGCTTCCGGTACCATGTTTCGTCATCTGCCCTCTGCTGGACCGCTTTTGCTTCTATCTCATGGACCAGCTGCCTGCAGACAAGAGATCCAGGCTGTACTTTCCCGCCTGCAAGCAGACTCCAAGAGAGCCTCAGTAAAAGCATGGACTTGTGTTTAAGCTCACTTTCTACCACTTGTACAACTTTAgcccactttggaaagtggactctgtggcattataccccattgaagtccctcccttccccaaaccctgccctccttagactccatcccccaacctggagctggcaaccctaacttcatggGTGTTCATGTGTGATGGGGGAAATAGGGATACGCGTGCACCCAAGTTGTTTTAGTAACTTGGGCTAGATCATCTTTAAGCCCAACCCACTCTGGAATTCTGATTATTCATTTCTTCCACACCTCACCTGCAAACCATTCTttaccaaaaacaacaacaacaacaaaaacaacaacactagacTCAAGAGAAAGCTACCCTGGCTCCCCCCATTTCAAGCAATACCTCTCTCTCAGGTACTCAATTTCATCCTGCCTGATCCGCTCTCGCTCTTGGGACTGGTAATCCACGATGAACTTAGGATACTTGTTAAATATCGGGTACTGCCCCTTCGTCAGGGGCACAAAGTCGTCCAGCATACGCTGGGGATGGATGTCTGCCGGGGTGCACGCCATGAGATGGTAGGCCTCCTTCATCACAGTGTTGATGTCCAAGTTGTTCCGGTGATGGAAGAAATACTGCAAAGATAATTTTGTTTAATGCACACATACTCAGAGAGAAATCTGCTCACCTGGTCGACCAGCAgagcagggggcgggggggacgTTATTATACAGCGTgaccaccaatttttaaaaattttatttaaagtatttattagCCACCTCCTTCTACCTTATGGAACTCGAGGCGGCTTTCAatataaacagaacaaaacattaaaatatataaaataacaccattaaaatcacaatttacaaCTAAACCAATCAAATGCTGTCCAGAATAAAACCTATGATGGGGCTGGGTTGCACAGTTAAAAATGTCACACGACTCCGGCTCCCAGAGGGCAGAACAGGCCCTCAGAATATAGAACACGGCCATCTTGAACAGTGAAAGGTTTACCTCAAAGTCTTCCTTCTGGTTACAGTGAAGCAGGGGAGCTCTGGAACGTATCACATAAGCAGCAACCAGCATCAGGAGATACGAGGGGTGGTTGGAGAAGACGTTGTCAAACATTCTCAGCCATTCCTCCCTCGTCAGGACCTCAGAGAACATGGTTTCTAGAAGCGGCCAAGCATATACCTGAAGTAGCGTGGATAAGACAGGGGTAGTTGTAGACCCAGTGACAagaaacttacttttaaaaatgtatctttaCATTCAAGCCCAACTTCACCTCACAATAAAACCCCCTCCAGCCAACTTCTTAACCAGCTTGGCTGACTTAATCCAGCAGCAGCCCTCCTGGGTCTTGGCTGAGGGAAAGCTTGGCGCTACAAGAATCCAGGCACGCACTTAATCCCCTAACACGTGTTCAGAGATGAAGTGTTTTTTCACCTGCCAATGCAGGCCACAACAACACTTCCCTCTGAAGAAACAGCATTACCCTTTTTCAGAGAAGGCCCACTAGGATCACAGAGTAACTCACAGAAAACACAGCTGCTTTGCTGAGGCAAAACACACAAAAGCtgtgcggcaccttaaagactaacaagaggATTAAGGCATGGATACGGCACAacccatttgtttatttttaaggaGCCGCGAGACGGCCAGCGGTTTTTGCTGGCCACCGCCTTGAATCAGATTCACACGCGAAGGAGAATGTGGTGGGGATGAGGCAGTGGCAGGAACTGCTCCGCCTTGGCCTGCAGGTGATGAATTCCAGAGCTGGCGCTTCACTTAGAAAATCTGCAAGCAAACAGAAAACGAGCACAACCAAGCAGAAGTTCTACCCCCCTCTGCTTTGTTTGCTATACTCATTTCCTAATAGGAGGGAGCTTTTAAACTGAGGGGACACATTCCAAAATGGTGCCGCCGCTCCCCACCTGAAGCTCCAACTCCTAGCTCTGGGATGCTTATACACCCGGCCACCTCACCCCGTTGCTGCTCCCCCTCTTCTCAAAGCCACGTTGAAATTTTACCTGCGATGTTACATTGCAGTTCATCAAATGCTGCAGCAGTTCTTTGTCGTGATGTGCCAAGATGTTTTCCACCATGCTCAGGACGTTGATGGGAGGATTGGGGAAAAACTCAAACCAGTGCTGACACCAGTTCGCTGGAAGAGGAAAACAAAAGACAGCTCCTGGGGACCCATCCACTATCTGGCAATGGCAAAGAAATGGCATTTCgtcttgtctctccccccccccccccaattagggtCATGCCATACGTTAGCAGATATACTGCAACAGGTGGAGGtgaatttaaaacatttgtatgctccTTTACACCCAATTTAGGGTCCCCCAAGGCGGCGAACAGTTGCAACATAAAAACAAGCTTTAAAATACAAACGAATGAATAGAAACCATTTAAAGCAATCACTAAAACGTGTGGatgtacagacatacaagcaggaaggagggccactgaaaattagtaagggaatgccaaacagaaaagtcttcacttaCTGGCGGAAGACAAACTCTCCCTGGAGAGGGTGTTtgataattttggtgccatgactgagaaggccctttcttgggtagTAAAAAAGAacagtccagtaggaccttaaagactaacaaaatttctggcagggtatgagctttcttgagtcacagctcactttttcagatacagctagaatgtgagtccatctgtccttaagtagagaagagcgaATTCAGACACccatggcaatagcatgtaaatgtcaatagcaggtaaatgacaacagcaggcatgattggattaggtgtgatatgcagagggggtAGAAGGCGTGAAGAACCTCCTCTGTATGTCACAAGCTTCTGTTATTGCGGGGATCAAACTGGAAGGAGGAACCACACAGGCCACCTGGAGCGCTCTGGCACCCCCTAAACTTCTCGGAGGAGAGGTGGGAACAAACAGCCAAGGATGCTTTTGCTGGTGTAGATTGGGTGGTCCTCCTTTTGGAAATCCCGCCTTACCTATGACAGTAGCCACCACTTCAAAGCAGATGAGCTGGTTGTTCTGGAAGAGTTTGACAAAAGGGAAGGCCAGCAGAGGGATGTAGGGCATCTCGCCAAAGATGGCAGACCAGTGAGCAAGAGAAGACAATGTCCTGTGTAACAGAGAGAAgcaacagctgggggggggggaatcttgcaGAGCAAAGAAGCCGCAAAGGGTGCTCCAGAGTCCAAGACCCTTTTCAATGAGCATAACAGCTCTTAAAGGTAACTTTCTCCTGGGTTTCCAAGTGCAGGGGGTGGAGTCCCCCCTTCCTTACAGAGTGGAGCATTTAAAAATGCGACTCCCCCAGCTGTACCCTGAAGGTATTACAGTCCATACTACCCCCACCTCACGCTACTGCTTGGCCTTAAAGAAGGCCAATCACCACAGAGGAACATGGGGCTGGTAGCAAATATTTTGAAGCAAGTCACACAAGGAGTGTCGGTATCCCCACAAGGAGTACTACAGGCACCCTCTCCTGTGTGTCCTACTCACAGGGAAGGGAAACCAGACATAGCCATGAGAGGCCGGCATGGAAGATGATATCCATAGATCGAGGGCTGACCCAGGCAGACTCAGTCCCCAGCTCCTCCACTGCtgatggggaaagggggaagagaggcAAGATTAAACTGTGCACTAGCCCAGACCTGGAACATGTGACCATTTCCTGCAAAGgtcatgaagcccactgggtggccttggttcagttcatagaatcacagagttgaaagggaaccaccagggtcatctagtccgaccccctgcgcaatgcaggaaattgataactacctcccccccacacatcctcagtgactcctactccatgcccagaagatggccaagatgccctccctctcgtgatctgcctagcttcacagaatcagcattgctgacagatggccatctagcctctgcttaaaaacctccagggaaggagagcttaccacctcccgaggaagcctgttccactgaggaactgctctaactgttggaaaattcttcctaatgtctagacagaaactcttttgatttaatttcaaccccttggttctggtccgaccttctggggcaacagaaaacaactcggcatcatcctctatatgacagcccttcaagtacttgaagatggttatcacatcacctctcagtcttctcctctccaggctaaacctacctagctgtctctcagcctcacctacctcgcagggttattatgaggataaaataacaGCATGGAGAACATGGTATGCCACTCCTGAGCTTGCTGGAGGTAGATCAGGATAAAAATATGGTAGGATAAGAAAAGGCAGGAG
Coding sequences:
- the TBC1D31 gene encoding TBC1 domain family member 31, which gives rise to MQSTDLGNREEGKIWHRKPSPAAQQGATGYHSKTIRFLHVAFDSSGDLLLAGDHQGNIYVFNLMGNRFNLVQQTSQACTALAFNLRRKKEFLVALADYSVKCFDTDTKELVSWMRGHDSSVSSISVHGSGRYAITSSADTAQLWDLDTFQRKRKLNVRQSVGIQKVFFLPLSNTIISCFKDNSVFAWEFDTLHCKYQLPSPVEGSYLRYKVFAATRDGRVLAAGGKSNHIHLWCLESRQLLRIIQMPTKVRSVRHLEFLVDSFDGGSNQVLGVLSQDSIMRFVNIRTCKLLFDVGSHEEGIGTAALSPNGRYIAAVMENGSLNIYGIQALTQELNKPPPPLFKVIDEPSKGTPKLTMRVLSGRPERPWKPKGNKVHTKMLRLQPNASLEDKENDLPDGLNKKRLQALLKGFGEYPAKYRMFVWRSLLQLPENHLAFSSLLDKGTHSAFVHLQNEYPIKSRKLLRVLQRTLSSLAHWSAIFGEMPYIPLLAFPFVKLFQNNQLICFEVVATVIANWCQHWFEFFPNPPINVLSMVENILAHHDKELLQHLMNCNVTSQVYAWPLLETMFSEVLTREEWLRMFDNVFSNHPSYLLMLVAAYVIRSRAPLLHCNQKEDFEYFFHHRNNLDINTVMKEAYHLMACTPADIHPQRMLDDFVPLTKGQYPIFNKYPKFIVDYQSQERERIRQDEIEYLRERQLVHEIEAKAVQQRADDETWYRKQELLREAEEQRRKILLKEEEKLAEQRQRLAAVKRELKVKELQLLEAARRRFLKYQQDQREMELNRLDDEIARKASMRDRETAATIRDVEVQQMELQAQRRLFEQKLVKEKETATQEVKGELNTSQRKAYLEDQLFQRLIETKQDGERKAHILAEEHLAKTDQELIDAEWRAQVLRKQRLEDQDREAVYQELAKHLHGNRAMESELLDTLREEEAKKWKEVLEKREQVAAEQAITAALDANRKRFLEHEMNDAVELAEKLQDDDGYFERLRDLRTPQTQQDRQAPRKA